Proteins from a genomic interval of Bradyrhizobium sp. CCBAU 53340:
- a CDS encoding tetratricopeptide repeat protein, translating to MTVRFLIARTLCLALVLGAAGLAPALAQDGPAPPAKQQKKLPEAPAKLPKADRAKNLDFLFGALKAAPDDASAKHVEARIWAIWLQTPSDTAALLMARAKAAVDAQKIDVAIKILDSVIKLRPDYLEAWNRRAALYYIQNDYGRSLADIREVLVREPRHFGALAGLGMIMQDVGDEKRALEAYRKALAVNPHLENIPDRVKSLTEKIEGRDI from the coding sequence ATGACCGTGAGATTCCTTATCGCGCGTACGCTGTGCCTGGCTCTGGTTTTGGGAGCCGCAGGCCTCGCGCCGGCGCTGGCGCAGGATGGTCCGGCTCCACCGGCGAAGCAGCAGAAGAAGCTGCCCGAGGCGCCGGCCAAGCTGCCCAAGGCCGACCGCGCCAAGAATCTCGATTTCCTGTTTGGCGCGCTGAAGGCCGCCCCCGACGATGCCAGCGCCAAGCATGTCGAGGCGCGGATCTGGGCGATCTGGCTGCAGACCCCGAGCGACACCGCAGCGCTTCTGATGGCGCGGGCCAAGGCCGCGGTCGATGCGCAGAAGATCGACGTCGCGATCAAGATTCTGGATTCCGTCATCAAGCTCCGGCCCGACTATCTCGAGGCCTGGAATCGGCGCGCCGCGCTCTATTACATACAGAACGACTATGGCCGCTCGCTCGCCGACATCCGCGAGGTGCTGGTCCGCGAGCCCCGTCATTTCGGCGCGCTCGCAGGCCTCGGCATGATCATGCAGGATGTCGGTGACGAGAAGCGCGCGCTCGAGGCCTACCGCAAGGCGCTTGCCGTCAATCCGCACCTGGAGAATATCCCCGACCGGGTGAAGTCTCTGACCGAGAAGATCGAAGGCCGCGACATCTAG
- the ykgO gene encoding type B 50S ribosomal protein L36: protein MKVRNSLKSLRGRHRANRLVRRKGRVYVINKVQRRFKARQG, encoded by the coding sequence ATGAAGGTCCGTAACTCGCTGAAGTCGCTGCGCGGTCGCCATCGCGCCAACCGCCTGGTCCGCCGCAAGGGCCGGGTCTATGTGATCAACAAGGTGCAGCGCCGCTTCAAGGCTCGCCAGGGCTGA